The Benincasa hispida cultivar B227 chromosome 11, ASM972705v1, whole genome shotgun sequence genome has a segment encoding these proteins:
- the LOC120090564 gene encoding exopolygalacturonase-like, which yields MAWNAACANNGGGLVLVPAIGRFLVLPLLLQGPCNGFIQLQIDGDLLASPDKAFVSGYYWLQIHQVNNLAIHGLGRLVGRGQTAWPYNTCSTDASCTRLPINLIFQSVNIARIRNIKSFHSKSFHFALNGCNDVLFDNVTVIAPSDSPNTDGIHISMSTGITIQNSLIATGDDCISLGPGSHTVNITNVHCGPGHGISIGSLGRYPNESDVSGITVRDTKFYGTMNGVRIKTWSSSYQSVLSNVAFLNLEMHNVNNPIVIDQNYCPHNACQQTKVSESRVQIKDVKYEDIRGSSSIQAAVTFNCSQVAPCQGIVLQNINLTFNGTGSSTSICQNVRGSSFGPQLPPCCF from the exons ATGGCATGGAACGCAGCATGTGCAAATAATGGAGGTGGTCTGGTTTTAGTACCAGCAATTGGGAGGTTCTTGGTTTTGCCATTGTTGCTTCAAGGTCCTTGCAATGGCTTCATTCAATTGCAGATCGATGGCGATCTTTTGGCTTCCCCCGATAAGGCTTTCGTTTCCGGTTACTATTGGCTCCAAATCCATCAAGTCAACAACTTAGCCATCCATGGTCTAGGCCGCTTGGTCGGCCGAGGTCAAACTGCTTGGCCTTACAACACTTGCTCTACAGACGCATCATGCACTAGGCTTCCTATC AATTTGATATTCCAATCAGTCAACATTGCAAGGATCAGGAACATAAAATCCTTTCATAGCAAATCTTTCCATTTCGCATTGAATGGGTGCAACGACGTCTTGTTTGATAACGTTACAGTGATTGCACCATCAGATAGTCCCAACACGGACGGAATCCATATTTCCATGTCTACAGGTATCACCATTCAAAACTCGTTGATTGCCACTGGAGATGATTGCATCTCCTTGGGTCCTGGAAGCCATACCGTTAACATAACCAATGTCCATTGCGGTCCTGGCCATGGAATAAGCATTGGTAGTCTCGGAAGATATCCGAATGAATCAGATGTTTCTGGAATCACAGTGAGAGACACCAAGTTCTATGGCACAATGAATGGTGTCAGGATCAAAACATGGTCGTCATCGTATCAAAGTGTGCTTAGCAACGTCGCGTTTTTGAATCTCGAAATGCATAATGTCAATAATCCTATTGTCATCGACCAAAACTATTGCCCCCACAATGCTTGCCAACAAACCAAagtg AGTGAATCAAGGGTACAAATTAAAGATGTCAAGTATGAAGATATAAGAGGAAGTTCAAGCATCCAAGCAGCGGTAACTTTCAATTGCAGCCAAGTTGCTCCATGCCAAGGGATAGTGCTACAAAACATTAACCTGACCTTCAATGGCACTGGCTCCTCCACTTCCATTTGTCAAAATGTTAGGGGTTCTTCTTTTGGCCCTCAATTGCCTCcttgttgtttttaa